AAAATGAACCAATTGACTTTTAATAGCAGGGATAAAAGAAAAAGTGGGATTTAAGATGATAAACTTTGGCGATTACACAGCCCTTATTCGCTCTCTAGACAATAAAAGCTTGGAGCTTTTAGGAATAGCACTAGTCTTGTATTACATAAGCACCCTTATTTACGCTCTTCGCTGGAAAATAGTACTTGCAGGCATGGGGGAAAATATCCCAGTGCTGGACCTTTTGAAGGTGACCCTATCTTCTATTTTTGTTAACAATATTACCCCCATGAGTAGAGGGGGTGGAGAGATACTTCGAGTAACATGGGTATCAAAGAAGCACAAAATACCTCTAACATTATCAACTGTAAGTATTGTCTATGAAAGGATTATGGAGATAATCCCAGTTATGTTTCTGCTTCTACTTGCCATTACATACTTTGCAACACACCTACTTTCCATTGCTGCCATATTTGTTATTTTCATACTCCTCATATGGCTCAAGTGGGAAGACTTGATAAAAATCTCTACCAAACTCTTGAAAATAAGACTTACCCCAGAGGAACTTATTAAAATGAGTGCGCTAAAGAAAAAGCCCTCTTTAAATATCTTAGCAATAAGCTTGAGTTCGATGGCCTGGACTTTAGAGATTGCAAGACTTAAACTCATAGCCCTTGCATTTGGATGGAATCCAAGTATCGGGTTCCTCGCGATAATATCCCTCGCCAATCTGGTATTCGGATTGATGGCATTCACCCCCGGCGGATTGGGCATCGTGGAAGGAGGACTCTTTGGGACTCTTACCTATTTTGGAATTCCCTCCACACTTGCCATCTCAATCACTCTAATTGAGCGTTTTATCTCATATGTTTTGAGCACTATAGTTGGTTTTCTCGTATTGATAATTTCAGGAGGAATTGAACTATGGAAAGCCTTAAAATCGCATTAGCATCTGACTGGTTTTTCCCAAGCGTGGGAGGAATAGAGTATCATGTCCATGATTTAGCCACACATTTGACTGCCATTGGTCATGAGGTTCATGTAATAACGAGATTTGGGGCTTACCCTGATGAAAAACTTCCCTATGATGTTCACCGCTTTAAGGGGAGAATAACCATAAATAGTCTCCATGTGAGCATTGGAACGGATATGCTAAAGAAGGTGAATGAACTATACAAGAAGGAGCACTTCGACATGACCCACGGTCACAGCATATATTCCCCTACCGCGGTAGGCGTCTCAAATCTTTCAAGTGGTATAAGAAGGGTTCCAAGCATGATCACAAATCACTCATTCCTTGGAAATTCCATGCTAAATCCTGCTTATATTGCAGTCCTAAGACTCTCCCTGCGCAAAGTTAACTCCTTTATAGCAGTTAGCGAAGCAGTTGAGAGAGATCTACGTTCAATTTTAGGTAAGAGCTTAAGAGGGAGACCTATATATACAATTCCAAACGGCATAGATACAGAATTTTGGAGACCAGCTGAGGACAAAGAGGAAACAAAGTCAGAACTTGGATATAAAGGAGTTGTAGTTACAACGACCTCTCGCCTCACAAAAAGAAAAAGAGTTCATATAATCCCCAAAATCGCAAGAACAATAAGAGAGGATTATGGAGACAACATTACATTTTTGATAATTGGTGACGGGCCAGAAAGGAAAAACATCGAAGAGGCAATCAAGAAATACAGAGTTAATGACATGGTTAAGCTTTTGGGTAAGCAACCTAGAGAGAATATCAAAAAATATCTCCAGGCAAGCGATATTTATCTCTCTCCCACAATATACGAAGCCTTTGGATTGGCTGCTTTGGAGGCTTTGGCCTGTGGTGTTCCAGTAGTAGCTAACAACCATGGAGGGATTAGTGAGATCGTCAACCATAATAGCAGTGGCTTGCTTTCCCAAAATGACTATGAACTCCTCCAAAACTTAAGAAAGTTAATAGAAGATGAAGAA
The genomic region above belongs to Thermococcus stetteri and contains:
- a CDS encoding lysylphosphatidylglycerol synthase transmembrane domain-containing protein — encoded protein: MINFGDYTALIRSLDNKSLELLGIALVLYYISTLIYALRWKIVLAGMGENIPVLDLLKVTLSSIFVNNITPMSRGGGEILRVTWVSKKHKIPLTLSTVSIVYERIMEIIPVMFLLLLAITYFATHLLSIAAIFVIFILLIWLKWEDLIKISTKLLKIRLTPEELIKMSALKKKPSLNILAISLSSMAWTLEIARLKLIALAFGWNPSIGFLAIISLANLVFGLMAFTPGGLGIVEGGLFGTLTYFGIPSTLAISITLIERFISYVLSTIVGFLVLIISGGIELWKALKSH
- a CDS encoding glycosyltransferase family 4 protein translates to MESLKIALASDWFFPSVGGIEYHVHDLATHLTAIGHEVHVITRFGAYPDEKLPYDVHRFKGRITINSLHVSIGTDMLKKVNELYKKEHFDMTHGHSIYSPTAVGVSNLSSGIRRVPSMITNHSFLGNSMLNPAYIAVLRLSLRKVNSFIAVSEAVERDLRSILGKSLRGRPIYTIPNGIDTEFWRPAEDKEETKSELGYKGVVVTTTSRLTKRKRVHIIPKIARTIREDYGDNITFLIIGDGPERKNIEEAIKKYRVNDMVKLLGKQPRENIKKYLQASDIYLSPTIYEAFGLAALEALACGVPVVANNHGGISEIVNHNSSGLLSQNDYELLQNLRKLIEDEELREKMGKEARRSVEKRFTWDKIVWDILTVYKETMNLTPMQPFALYKLYQTLKRGIANASVFNL